CTGATCATACGCTGTCCTGTATGAGGACTGCAATCACCAATTTCGTGGACAGTTAACCTatcaacatgttcataaccaccaaCATATATGGGGTCCAGTTTAAGATTCTCAAGTGATGTTGCATTGTCAAGAATATGGCAAGTTAGCTCAATCATGCTCTTTGCAGAGCAAAAGCCATCGATCTTCACGTTCTTGATGCTGGCGTGGTGGTGTCCTGGCATCTTTCTGAGAAGAGAGGAATCCCCAGATACAGGATCATGCTTCATGCGAGTCTGCCATACCTGCACAGGTATAACATACATGAATTACCGGTTCCTTGtatactccctccgccccaaaatATAAGATTTTGGGATGGAGGAGGTATAAGATACCTTCACAAGACAGAAGAGCGACTTACAGACAATTTGAAAGTTTCCAACACAGGACAAGCATCCAGGAAAAAAGCTAGAGACAAATAATCATAAGCTGGGGAAAAGGCCCCTTCTGCAACAGAGAGACAAATCTCCAATAGCTTGAGGTGCAGGAATTTGGCAGTTACGATTGGTGTATTAAGAACCTGCATAAAAGCATGTAGATTAATTATATTCTAAGACATGATTATTACTACAACAGCAACATCAACAATGGCTAATCAAATAATAGTGCTGGTTACTCTTCAAATAATAAATATAGAGTTCAATGTACCTCGCCAGCTGAAGAAATGCCAAGAGTTTCAAGATTTGGCATAATCCGTGGAAGATTAGCACGGGCATAATAAACGAGGTTATACTCAAAGGCCCACAACATCTCTAGGTTATTCACTCGCAATGAATCTCCAAATGGAAGTCGTACGAGAGTAGTATCAATACGAACTGTGCAAAGATTCGGAGCTTTGTTCTCTAACAGTTCCAGTGTTTTGCATCCAAACACTGTCAGGTGGTTGAACTGGTTTAGCAGGCACGGTATCTTCAGGCAAGTGATCTTATTGCATTggctaagattcaactccttcAAAACAAGAGAATTGGAAAGAAGGCACCATAACTCATCACCAGTGATGTGTACCCGAGACAGATGCAGCTTTCTCAAGCAACCAAGTCCAGCCACGGGATGGAAGGCACAACCTTTGAGGTTTAGATAACTAATCGATTTTCCACTTCCATTGAATAAAAGTGAGCTTGGGAAGTTGTAGTACTTTGCATCATATACTTCAGGCAGCGAAAATACAAGTTCTTCAAGCCCTGGATTAACAGCAATCTTAAACCAACTTTTGAGGCGACTGGTGTAGATACGAGAACCACAGTACTGAAGCTTGAATGTCTTCACACCAACGCCTGTGTGTTTTTTCATAATTTCGTCAACTATTTTGGTGAACTTCAAAGCTAGTTTCTCTtctccagtcctcagtgttctctcACAGAAGGTGAGGTTTACGCCCAGTGTTTCCTGACTGAACGTGAGATTGGGGCGGCATCTCCAGGAATGTAAAAATTCACGAGACACACAGGCAGCTCAGGCAGCATCAGGCAAGGGTAGTAGGGCATGTATATGACACCAGATATCCTTAAAAAGTAAGGATGGGAGAAAAAAGTTAATTGATGGAGTAAATTACA
The sequence above is a segment of the Triticum dicoccoides isolate Atlit2015 ecotype Zavitan chromosome 1A, WEW_v2.0, whole genome shotgun sequence genome. Coding sequences within it:
- the LOC119361788 gene encoding uncharacterized protein LOC119361788, translated to MKKHTGVGVKTFKLQYCGSRIYTSRLKSWFKIAVNPGLEELVFSLPEVYDAKYYNFPSSLLFNGSGKSISYLNLKGCAFHPVAGLGCLRKLHLSRVHITGDELWCLLSNSLVLKELNLSQCNKITCLKIPCLLNQFNHLTVFGCKTLELLENKAPNLCTVRIDTTLVRLPFGDSLRVNNLEMLWAFEYNLVYYARANLPRIMPNLETLGISSAGEVLNTPIVTAKFLHLKLLEICLSVAEGAFSPAYDYLSLAFFLDACPVLETFKLSVWQTRMKHDPVSGDSSLLRKMPGHHHASIKNVKIDGFCSAKSMIELTCHILDNATSLENLKLDPIYVGGYEHVDRLTVHEIGDCSPHTGQRMIREAHKAVLAIEKYIIGKVPSNVKLNIKKPCSQCHSVK